DNA from Sorex araneus isolate mSorAra2 chromosome 6, mSorAra2.pri, whole genome shotgun sequence:
ATAGCTAGAATAGAAATGTGACTTAGCTTCACCCCCTAAGCCCATGTCCTACCTCCACCTgctcaccccaacacacacaccagatTGTCAAAGGGGTCAGGGCTGTCCACAGAGTCCAGGCGGTCCCTGGCCATTTCCCTCTCATTGGTGGCTCTTGGAGTCTGGGTTTTTGACTAGGCAATGGAAGATCAAATGCAAACTGTAGGGATGCCCAGGGAGCTGAGTACCCTCCCCATGATGACCTTCCAAGGGAAATAAGAATGTGCAGTTCAGAAGCATTGATGATGAGTACAAATAGGTGGCAAAGCTGCTTGGTGGTGATTCAGCATGAACAGGCATAAATCTTAGGGCAGATACAAAGAAACTCTTCTCCTCCTAGAGGAGATGATGACCCCAGCCTAGAAACATCTGTACCACACCCTCATGGGCTATGCTTTTCTTATAGGGAGCTTGAGGAGGGAGCTGCTCTGCCTATCACCTTTGCTgtgacttttattaattttggggcctcacctagtGGTGCAAAGGGTTTACCCCTAGATTTGCACTCAAGCATCactctggcaatgttcagggtacCACAGGGGTTGTTGGGGATCCACCAGGTTGGTCtgtttaaggcaagtgccctacccattgtactgttgctctggcctcttTGCTGTGACTGGACAAGCACTTACTTTGGTCTGAATTTCAGTTTGGTGGAAGGAGAAAACTTACCCCTCTCAACCAACTCTGGGGTAAATGCGAGGTGAGGATCAAAGAGACCAGGATGTGGCCCTGTTTCACAAAAACTGTAGAGCGATTAACATACATGAAGCATTAGTGTGCTCCTTGGCAGCAAATCTTCACATTTACAATAGGTGAatgatggctcagagggctgccAGGCACGCTCTCAGGTTGTAACCTTATAAGGCATAACTGACGtacaagggaagaaaaaaaaagagccagttTCCTTGTCCCAATTTTGGTTATTCCTTTATTTCCAAATAGACATGTACATTTTGGAACTTCAGATAACTCCCCCCTCCAAATCCCAATTCTCAAATCAGCCTCTCCAAGCTTTGCCCCTATTGCGAAACGTATCTAGTCCATCCCAGAACCCGAAAGTATCGGcagttggggggcggggcggggggtgcgcAACAGGCGACCCCCCCATCCGCATCGCCTCGGACCCCgctgggctctgctctgctctgtgcttTCTAATCCGGCGGGTGCGCAGGACTCAGGGGTCGCGGCCGGGTCAGGAGCCAAACCGGTAGGGGGCGCGATTCACATTGGGCCACAATTTGGGAGGTCCAGGGCACCGGCCACGCCGCACCGGTATCCCCACGCTGGCTCTTGCACTTTCGAGTCACGAGACTTCGCACAGACCCCGGGGAAAGACCCCAAGAGGTTGGACGCTCCCTATTTCCACCCTGCTTCTGCCTGAATGCTGCATCCAGAGTCAGGACCGTGGCATTTCCTGCACTAATCTGCAGGAGCTCATCTCTGAGTTATTCGGCCATGAAGGACCCCCACCCCTAAACCCCACATCCACAGGCAAACAAGGCACGCGCCCGAGTGCAAGAACGCGCACGCccgagggaagaaagggagggcgCAGTGGCAGCCTAGGCCCCGCCCCCTGTGCTCTTATAAAGTCGAGGAACCCGAGCCTGCCACTCAGTGTTCTTGTGACACTAGGCAGAACAGCTCTGTCCTTGATACCTCGAGTTTCACCGCAGTTTGGGCGTCGGGGCTTTACCGCTGCCAGAGTGACGTCTTCGACTTTCTCTTCCCAGATCTTGACGGAGCAGGTATGCGCTGCTGGCGGGCGGGTTAGGGAGGGGCGGCCTTGGCCAGGCCAGAGACGGGGAGCACTGGGTGAAGGGTCCGACTCATTTTGGAGGGTCCTCTGCCGAGTGCGTTTCCACATCGGGCTCGTGCATAGGGCTGTATGCCAGCGCCCCAGTCCCCTCTCACTGTCTCTGCCCCGTCAATCAAATCCCGAGTGTGGAGCCGGGCACCTCTGGGAGCCTGGTGCTGGGCCGGGTCTATCACCCGGCTGGCGGGTGCAACTGTAGCTGGCGCCTCTCTGCGCCCAGGGGAGATAAGCTTCTAAGTCTGGCGGAGTGCGGGTAGAGCCTGCCCCAGCCCGGGGCACCCCCGCCCGTCTGCAGTATCCCGCCCCGCGGTGCTGCAGGCCAGGGTGCTCACACGGggctcctctctttctttccccttctccagGGTCTGCGCGCGGCCGCCGGGATGAAGCTGGTTCCCGTGGCCCTCATGTACCTGGGCTCGTTCGCCTTCCTGGGCGCCGATACCGCGCCGCTCGACGTGGCGACGGAGTTCCGAAAGAAGTGAGTTGCAGGCAGCGCCTTTTCCAATCCGAATTCCCTGAAAGTGGAGGGAAACGGGACGTTGCTGGCTCGGgtaggggtggaggtggtggtagtggtggtggtgggtgggtgggtgggtgtggtggaCGTGAACGCAAACCGGGATGGACTGGGACCTTGCCTGGACGCCAGAGAGTTAAGTCTATTTGTGTTTTCTAGGTGGAATCAATGGGCTCTAAGTCGTGGCAAGAGGGAACTTCGGGCGTCCAGCAGTTACCCCACCGGGCTCGGTGACGTGAAAGCCAGGACGGTGCAGACTCTCCTTCATCCCCTGGACGTGAAGGACGCCTCTGGAAATCCTCAGACCAGGTAACTGCTTGGACAGTTGCCTAAGGGTGGGCGGGAGGCGGCGAGAGGTGGgacggggcggcggggcggcggggcggcggggcggagAGGTCTCCCTTCTTGGAGACGCAGCCCTGGGGATGGTCAGGGCTCTAGGACAGGCTCAGAAGGCGGTAGCAGTTTCCAGCCCCCTCGGCTTCTAGATGGTTCCGGTTCCCGAGAggacaggagggggaggggcggcgcgAATCTGTCTTGCTGGGGGGTGGTCTCACGTTGTCTTCCTTTTTCTCGCCAGCGATCCGGGCGCAGCCCGCCCCCGAGTCAAGCGTTACCAACAGAGGACTCATCTCCAGCGCCCACGGGGCGTTGGCTGTCGCTTCGGGACGTGCACCATGCAGAATCTTGCGCATCGGATTTACCACTTCACCGACAAGGAGAAGGACTTTTCGGCTCCCCCAATTAAAATTAGCCCACAGGGCTACGGGCGCCGACGCCGGCGCGCTCTGCTGGTGGCCGGCCCGACCCGGACTCCGAATCCCTCGGAGGCGGTACGCGAACGCCCGACCTCTCGGAGGCGTTGAGTGCCCGTCACCCTCTGTAGGATTGAGGCGGCGGCGGTAGCAGCGAGCGGTCCCGCATGCATCCCGTTGACACCTCCCGGGGCTGAGGTCTTCCCGGAGCTAAGCCCCTTCCACCGACGGAGATCCTGGCGcaacagccctggcagccaccgGCAGTCCGAGAAGCACCGTCCGGCGGCGGCGAGCCCCGACTTTGCAGGGGGCCCCCCTCTTGCTCCGAGACAAAGTTTCTCGCCCTAATCGAGCCCAGATGCCCCTGGGTGGCTGAAGAATCCGAGGGAAtgtctgccaggctctccgagaggccaAGCCGGGAATTCTATGCGGGGATCCCTAGGGTCTCAGCCACTGCTGTGCCCGCCCACAAACTGATTTCTCACGGGGTGTCACCCCACAGGGGCGCAAGCCTCACTATTACTTGAACTTTCCAAAACCTAGCGAGGAAAAGTGCAATTCGTGGTATATAAACAGAGGTAACTATCAATATTTAAGTTTGTTGctgtcaagattttttttttgggtaattTCAAATATAGAGATATTTTTGTACGTTATATATTGTATTATGGGCATTTTAAAGAAGTTGTATTGTCCCTCTCCCCTCTATTTTAATATGTGAATGTCCAGCGAGGTGTAACGTTTGCTGCGTGAAGTGTGTGAGAGTCTGTGAGACTGATTTACCTCTTGTGCAAGAAGGAAACCCCGTGTCTGTCTGTACAATCTACATAAAATGGGTGATATGCGGAATAGAAAACTAATAAACTGTCTCATTGATGATTCATTCTCGGTTCAAGTGTCTTGGGAGGGAAGGTACCCCTGATCCTGGTCTTGGGGGTCCCAGTGCCAGGCGCGGGAAGGTGGCAGACCGGGCAGACGGGGCGGCCCCTCTGGGCGCCGACCGCAGGGCGCAGAGCGCGTGTCCCGCGTGCGGGACAGGGCTGCGCCCAGACGCCCGAGGTCACAGCCTCGCGTGGCAGTCAGGCCGGGCGGGGTAGGGTGAGCCCGAGTGGGGAGAAGAGCCTGGGCTCTGGGTTGCGCAACCGAGTCCCAGATTTATGGAGTTGCTCAAGGAACCCGGCGGAAAGCGCGCCTCGGGGAGACTCGGGGTGCTGTCGTAGGCCATCGAAGCGAGGGTTTTCCCGGGGCTGCCCCCGTGTTAAAGTGAGAAGCGACGTCAGCAAAAAAGTTTCAGACTCCCTCGGGGGCACCGGCGGTCCCCGGCCAAGATTGCCCGAGTCCTGCTCTCCCCTACCGAGCGCCCAGGAAGGCGGGCGCGCTCATCGGCGGGGCTGCGGCGCCCTCAGGCGGCCGTCTGGAGCGGCCCGAGCGCCGTCAGGCCGTACGTGCAGCTTAATAAGTCCTCCTACGTGGGAGTCAGCACACAGCTTTAATGAAAGAGgaaagcgcacacacacacacacacacacacacacacacacacacacacacacacacacacaccccacaccccacacacacacacaccacaccacacacacacacacacacacacacacacacacacacacacacacacacacgtttgcaGATGCCAACCAgggcggccccccccccccccccagacctgcGCGGCAGCTCCCTGTTCTGGGACCGTGACTCAGCGCCCACACGCTGCGCAGCGTGCAGCTGCCGGCCGGAGGCGGGCGGGACGGACGTGCCGCCGGAACCGTGCGCCTCCGACGGCCTGAGACCTTCATTGTTCTGCCGCCCCTcgcctctctcctcttccttcctctttcccaagCCTTTTTCGAGTTTTCTTCACTTCTCTCcagctttcctttctcttccttccttcctcccccttgcTTGCTTTATTATGCCTTATCATCTTGGAGCGCTGAGCCCTCCAGTTCGGGTGGGAGAAGGTTGACTCGGCTCCATGAAGTGACAgaagggcaggaggggggaggaggatgtGTTCGAAGGGACACCTGATTCTGATTTCCAGCTCCCATTTGTCTCATCCAATATCCTGAAGACCCAGAATAGAGAAAACAGCAGcggcagcaacaacaacaacaacaacaacttgcCTTTTCCAGGAAGTCCCCGTCTTTTCCACTTCAAAGTGTGTCTGAAAATGACAGTGCTTGTCAAGGATCGCAGAAACCTTTCTTGTGAGGAAAATCTGAGAGTAAATTGGAGGATGGAAATGTTTCTGAGGAAGTCTAGGTTCTCCTGGGTCTTTTGCCACAACTGCTTATCCCAAGGCTATTTCCATAGATAGTTCCTCAGAGGAAACCTTCCTGTGCATTCAGGGATAGGTCCTAAGTCTAGTCCAGAGAAGCAATTTCAATTGAGGAAAAGGTAGTAGACTACTCCACTTGTGGTGTCCTTAAGACCAAACAAAACCTCTATTTTGAGCTCCTGGCTGTTGACAGAGTGGATGTGTCATATAGTTCATTGTCCTATATGATCTTTACAGTATTTCAACATTCATAAGAACTGCGGGGTGTACAAATGCAACCACAGACTACAATGTCTTCAAGGACCTTTTAATAATCATTTAGAGGAAATTCCTCCACTGGGTACTGCAAAGGTACATGTATGAATGGAAGAGCGACTAAAAATTCTAGTGAAATGGAATTTGGGGGCCAATGAATGGTTACGGGTGGTCTGAAGGGACTAAGACTGCAGAGAGTAGTACACACTTTACCATTGCAGACAGTGGCCTGGGATTAAACATTTTTCCTTGAGCCAACATTTGTCCTACAGCCACAGAGCCCTACAGCCAAACCTCACCCTGCCAGGACTTCAGCCAGTAGACAAAACTGCCAAAGGCAGGTTGGGCACTAGCTAAGGGCTGTTCTGAGCAGGGAACTGGCATCCAGACTTCTGTCTAGGGAGT
Protein-coding regions in this window:
- the ADM gene encoding pro-adrenomedullin, with amino-acid sequence MKLVPVALMYLGSFAFLGADTAPLDVATEFRKKWNQWALSRGKRELRASSSYPTGLGDVKARTVQTLLHPLDVKDASGNPQTSDPGAARPRVKRYQQRTHLQRPRGVGCRFGTCTMQNLAHRIYHFTDKEKDFSAPPIKISPQGYGRRRRRALLVAGPTRTPNPSEAVRERPTSRRR